A single window of Desulforegulaceae bacterium DNA harbors:
- the tyrS gene encoding tyrosine--tRNA ligase, with protein sequence MHVIDEFKKRGFVDTFTNEEGLYQYLSSPQSCYIGFDPTASSLHVGSLVPIMSLAHMQRAGHRPIALVGGGTGMIGDPSGKTEMRNMLTVEAVEFNKNGIKNQLSKFIDFGDDKAKMVDNADWLLDLKYIDFLRDVGRFFSINRMIKMESYKSRFESETGLSFIEFNYTIMQAYDFKVLSEVEECFLQMGGSDQWGNIIAGVDLVRRTRQKEAFGLTFPLITNSSGTKMGKTEKGTVWLDAEKTSPYDYYQFWINTEDNDVSKFLSLFTFLPVEEIEEVSKLEGSDLNSAKSILAFEATKLAHGEDNAVKAYEASTALFGAREIPENLLPSSKVFRKSVAAKGESVPSSVFEKARFGKGFGVLDLFKEAGLCKSTSEARRLVQQGGCYINENRVESSDYFVTEADFEADELVLRAGKKRYHKIILK encoded by the coding sequence ATGCATGTAATAGATGAGTTTAAAAAAAGAGGTTTTGTTGATACTTTCACAAATGAGGAAGGTCTTTATCAATATCTTTCATCTCCGCAGTCATGTTATATAGGTTTTGATCCAACAGCTTCAAGTCTTCATGTGGGGAGTCTTGTTCCCATAATGTCTCTTGCACATATGCAAAGAGCTGGACACAGACCCATTGCCCTTGTGGGCGGAGGTACTGGAATGATAGGTGACCCCAGTGGAAAAACAGAGATGAGAAATATGCTCACTGTTGAAGCCGTTGAATTTAATAAAAACGGAATAAAAAATCAATTATCCAAGTTCATAGATTTTGGTGATGATAAGGCCAAAATGGTGGATAATGCCGACTGGCTTCTTGATTTAAAATATATAGATTTCCTTAGAGATGTTGGGCGGTTTTTTAGTATTAACCGGATGATAAAAATGGAAAGTTATAAATCAAGATTTGAATCTGAGACCGGATTAAGCTTTATTGAATTTAACTATACAATAATGCAGGCTTATGATTTTAAGGTGCTTTCAGAGGTTGAAGAATGCTTTCTTCAGATGGGTGGAAGCGACCAATGGGGAAATATTATAGCTGGGGTTGATCTTGTTCGCAGAACCCGTCAAAAAGAAGCTTTTGGCCTTACTTTTCCTCTTATTACAAACAGCAGCGGTACCAAAATGGGAAAAACTGAAAAAGGTACTGTCTGGCTTGATGCTGAAAAAACCTCTCCTTATGATTATTATCAGTTTTGGATTAATACTGAAGATAATGATGTTTCAAAGTTTTTGTCTCTTTTTACCTTTCTTCCTGTTGAAGAAATTGAAGAGGTGTCAAAACTTGAAGGAAGTGATTTGAACTCAGCAAAGTCAATCCTTGCTTTTGAAGCTACCAAGCTTGCCCATGGAGAAGACAATGCTGTTAAGGCTTACGAGGCTTCAACGGCATTGTTTGGAGCAAGGGAAATTCCAGAAAACCTTCTTCCTTCAAGCAAAGTTTTTAGAAAATCTGTGGCTGCCAAAGGCGAATCCGTACCTTCTTCTGTATTTGAAAAAGCAAGGTTTGGAAAAGGTTTCGGGGTTCTTGATCTTTTTAAGGAAGCTGGTCTTTGCAAGAGTACAAGCGAAGCAAGAAGGCTTGTTCAGCAGGGTGGT